The following coding sequences are from one Ursus arctos isolate Adak ecotype North America unplaced genomic scaffold, UrsArc2.0 scaffold_23, whole genome shotgun sequence window:
- the TPCN2 gene encoding two pore channel protein 2 isoform X1, translating to MADPGAESEPLLSRARGGSGSDCPAGSAACRSVRDGPGAVSRREVCFDQAAVFIEDALQYRSINHRMDARSMWLYRLYYSNACQWILSFTIFLILFLAFIETPSSLTSTADVRYRSAPWNPPCGLTESVEMLCLLVFVADVSVKSYLVGWAQFRTNLWLLAYLAVLVVSLMDWIVSLSLVCQEPLRIRRLFRPFFLMQNSSMMKKTLKCIRSSLPEMASVMLLLALHLCVFTMFGMLLFTGEKQGDGQDRERLIYFRNLPEALTSLLVLLTTANNPDVMTPAYSKNRAYAIFFIVFTLIGSLFLMNLLTAIIYNRFRGYLMKSFQTSLFRRRLGARAAYEVLSSVTAEGQAHPQEVGVKPQDFLQVLQKVQLDSSHKQAIMEKVRSYGGDLLSADEFQKLFNEFDKRVIKEPPPRPEYPSPFLQRAQFLFSHRYFDYLGNFIALGNLVSISVFLVVDADMLPEDRDDFVLGILNCVFILYYLLELLLKVFALGLPGYLAYPSNVFDGLLTIVLLVLEISTLAVYRFPHPGWKPEVLGLLSLWDMARLVNVLIVFRFLRIIPGMKLMAVVASTILDLIRNMRAFGGILVVVYYVFAIMGINLFRGVIVAPPGNGSLAPDNSSVPCGSFEQLEYWANNFDDFAAALITLWNVMVVNNWQVFLDAYRRYSGPWSKIYFVSWWLVSSVIWVNLFLALILENFLHKWDRRSHLQSLAGDPDTTYQMSVELLFRAPWTSSPRFHRDVLEEPAEEELMEKLSHHPHLQLCR from the exons ATGGCGGACCCCGGGGCGGAGTCGGAGCCCCTTTTGAGCCGGGCCCGGGGCGGCAGTGGCAGCGACTGCCCGGCGGGCTCAGCCGCTTGCCGCAGCGTCCGCGACGGCCCTG GCGCTGTGTCCAGGCGGGAGGTCTGCTTTGACCAGGCTGCTGTCTTCATTGAAGATGCCCTCCAG TATCGCTCCATTAACCACCGCATGGACGCCAGGTCGATGTGGCTTTATCGGTTGTATTACTCGAACGCGTGCCAATG gATATTGAGTTTCACCATCTTCTTGATCCTGTTTTTGGCTTTTATTGAGACCCCGTCCTCGCTCACTAGCACCGCGGATGTCCGCTACCGCTCGGCCCCTTGGAATCCCCCCTGTGGCCTGACCGAGAGCGTCGAGATGCTCTGCCTGCTGGTCTTTGTGGCTGACGTCTCTGTGAAG AGCTACCTGGTTGGGTGGGCCCAGTTCCGGACGAACCTCTGGCTGCTGGCCTACCTTGCAGTGCTGGTCGTGTCTCTCATGGACTGGATCGTGTCTCTGAGTCTGGTTTGCCAGGAG CCCCTGCGGATTCGTAGGCTTTTTCGCCCCTTCTTCTTGATGCAGAACTCGTCCATGATGAAGAAGACGCTCAAGTGTATCCGGTCCTCGCTGCCGGAAATGGCCAG TGTCATGCTGCTGCTGGCGCTTCACCTGTGTGTCTTCACCATGTTTGGGATGCTGCTCTTCACAGGCGAGAAG CAGGGTGATGGGCAGGACCGGGAGAGGCTGATCTACTTCCGCAACCTGCCGGAGGCTCTGACCTCCCTCCTGGTGCTGCTGACCACTGCCAACAACCCCGacg TTATGACTCCTGCGTATTCCAAGAACCGAGCCTATGCCATCTTTTTCATAGTCTTCACCCTGATAG GAAGCTTGTTTTTGATGAACCTGCTGACGGCCATCATCTACAACCGGTTCCGGGGCTACCTGATG AAGTCTTTCCAGACCTCCCTGTTCCGGAGGCGGCTGGGAGCCCGGGCCGCCTATGAGGTCCTCTCCTCCGTGACAGCAGAGGGACAAGCCCACCCTCAGGA AGTTGGGGTGAAGCCCCAGGACTTCCTGCAGGTGCTTCAGAAAGTCCAGCTGGACAGCTCCCACAAACAGGCCATCATGGAG AAGGTACGTTCCTACGGTGGTGACCTGTTGTCAGCCGACGAGTTTCAGAAACTCTTCAATGAGTTCGACAAAAGGGTGATTAAAGAG cccccgccGCGGCCCGAGTACCCGTCTCCCTTCCTGCAGCGCGCCCAGTTCCTCTTCAGCCACCGCTACTTTGACTACCTGGGGAACTTCATCGCCCTTGGGAACCTCGTGTCCATTTCT GTGTTCCTGGTGGTAGACGCGGACATGCTGCCTGAGGACCGTGACGACTTCGTCCTAGGG ATTCTCAACTGTGTCTTCATCCTGTACTACCTGCTGGAATTGCTGCTGAAGGTGTTTGCTCTGGGCCTGCCGGGCTACCTGGCCTACCCCAGCAACGTGTTCGATGGACTCCTCACCATCGTCCTGCTG GTTTTGGAGATCTCAACTCTGGCTGTGTACCGATTCCCACACCCAGGCTG GAAGCCGGAGGTGCTGGGCCTGCTGTCGCTGTGGGACATGGCCCGGCTGGTGAACGTGCTCATCGTGTTCCGGTTCCTGCGCATCATCCCCGGCATGAAG CTAATGGCTGTGGTGGCTAGTACCATCCTGGACCTGATCAGAAACATGCGGGCTTTTGGCGGGATCCTGGTG GTGGTGTACTATGTCTTCGCCATCATGGGCATCAACCTGTTCCGCGGGGTCATCGTGGCTCCTCCTGGAAACGGCAG CCTGGCCCCTGACAATAGCTCGGTACCCTGCGGAAGCTTCGAGCAGCTGGAATACTGGGCCAATAATTTTGATGACTTTGCG GCCGCCCTCATCACTCTGTGGAACGTGATGGTGGTGAACAACTGGCAGGTGTTCCTGGATGCCTATCGGCGCTACTCGGGCCC GTGGTCAAAGATCTACTTTGTGTCGTGGTGGCTGGTGTCATCTGTCATCTGGGTCAACCTGTTTCTGGCTCTGATTCTGGAG AATTTTCTTCATAAGTGGGATCGCCGTAGTCACCTGCAGTCCCTTGCTGGGGACCCGGATACCACTTATCAGATGAGCGTGGAGCTGTTGTTCAG agctCCCTGGACATCTTCTCCCCGATTCCACAGGGACGTCCTGGAGGAGCCGGCGGAGGAGGagctgatggagaagctgagcCATCATCCGCACCTGCAGCTGTGCAGGTGA
- the TPCN2 gene encoding two pore channel protein 2 isoform X3: MADPGAESEPLLSRARGGSGSDCPAGSAACRSVRDGPGAVSRREVCFDQAAVFIEDALQYRSINHRMDARSMWLYRLYYSNACQWILSFTIFLILFLAFIETPSSLTSTADVRYRSAPWNPPCGLTESVEMLCLLVFVADVSVKSYLVGWAQFRTNLWLLAYLAVLVVSLMDWIVSLSLVCQEPLRIRRLFRPFFLMQNSSMMKKTLKCIRSSLPEMASVMLLLALHLCVFTMFGMLLFTGEKQGDGQDRERLIYFRNLPEALTSLLVLLTTANNPDVMTPAYSKNRAYAIFFIVFTLIGSLFLMNLLTAIIYNRFRGYLMKSFQTSLFRRRLGARAAYEVLSSVTAEGQAHPQEVGVKPQDFLQVLQKVQLDSSHKQAIMEKVRSYGGDLLSADEFQKLFNEFDKRVIKEPPPRPEYPSPFLQRAQFLFSHRYFDYLGNFIALGNLVSISVFLVVDADMLPEDRDDFVLGILNCVFILYYLLELLLKVFALGLPGYLAYPSNVFDGLLTIVLLVLEISTLAVYRFPHPGWKPEVLGLLSLWDMARLVNVLIVFRFLRIIPGMKLMAVVASTILDLIRNMRAFGGILVVVYYVFAIMGINLFRGVIVAPPGNGSLAPDNSSVPCGSFEQLEYWANNFDDFAAALITLWNVMVVNNWQVFLDAYRRYSGPWSKIYFVSWWLVSSVIWVNLFLALILENFLHKWDRRSHLQSLAGDPDTTYQMSVELLFRDVLEEPAEEELMEKLSHHPHLQLCR; the protein is encoded by the exons ATGGCGGACCCCGGGGCGGAGTCGGAGCCCCTTTTGAGCCGGGCCCGGGGCGGCAGTGGCAGCGACTGCCCGGCGGGCTCAGCCGCTTGCCGCAGCGTCCGCGACGGCCCTG GCGCTGTGTCCAGGCGGGAGGTCTGCTTTGACCAGGCTGCTGTCTTCATTGAAGATGCCCTCCAG TATCGCTCCATTAACCACCGCATGGACGCCAGGTCGATGTGGCTTTATCGGTTGTATTACTCGAACGCGTGCCAATG gATATTGAGTTTCACCATCTTCTTGATCCTGTTTTTGGCTTTTATTGAGACCCCGTCCTCGCTCACTAGCACCGCGGATGTCCGCTACCGCTCGGCCCCTTGGAATCCCCCCTGTGGCCTGACCGAGAGCGTCGAGATGCTCTGCCTGCTGGTCTTTGTGGCTGACGTCTCTGTGAAG AGCTACCTGGTTGGGTGGGCCCAGTTCCGGACGAACCTCTGGCTGCTGGCCTACCTTGCAGTGCTGGTCGTGTCTCTCATGGACTGGATCGTGTCTCTGAGTCTGGTTTGCCAGGAG CCCCTGCGGATTCGTAGGCTTTTTCGCCCCTTCTTCTTGATGCAGAACTCGTCCATGATGAAGAAGACGCTCAAGTGTATCCGGTCCTCGCTGCCGGAAATGGCCAG TGTCATGCTGCTGCTGGCGCTTCACCTGTGTGTCTTCACCATGTTTGGGATGCTGCTCTTCACAGGCGAGAAG CAGGGTGATGGGCAGGACCGGGAGAGGCTGATCTACTTCCGCAACCTGCCGGAGGCTCTGACCTCCCTCCTGGTGCTGCTGACCACTGCCAACAACCCCGacg TTATGACTCCTGCGTATTCCAAGAACCGAGCCTATGCCATCTTTTTCATAGTCTTCACCCTGATAG GAAGCTTGTTTTTGATGAACCTGCTGACGGCCATCATCTACAACCGGTTCCGGGGCTACCTGATG AAGTCTTTCCAGACCTCCCTGTTCCGGAGGCGGCTGGGAGCCCGGGCCGCCTATGAGGTCCTCTCCTCCGTGACAGCAGAGGGACAAGCCCACCCTCAGGA AGTTGGGGTGAAGCCCCAGGACTTCCTGCAGGTGCTTCAGAAAGTCCAGCTGGACAGCTCCCACAAACAGGCCATCATGGAG AAGGTACGTTCCTACGGTGGTGACCTGTTGTCAGCCGACGAGTTTCAGAAACTCTTCAATGAGTTCGACAAAAGGGTGATTAAAGAG cccccgccGCGGCCCGAGTACCCGTCTCCCTTCCTGCAGCGCGCCCAGTTCCTCTTCAGCCACCGCTACTTTGACTACCTGGGGAACTTCATCGCCCTTGGGAACCTCGTGTCCATTTCT GTGTTCCTGGTGGTAGACGCGGACATGCTGCCTGAGGACCGTGACGACTTCGTCCTAGGG ATTCTCAACTGTGTCTTCATCCTGTACTACCTGCTGGAATTGCTGCTGAAGGTGTTTGCTCTGGGCCTGCCGGGCTACCTGGCCTACCCCAGCAACGTGTTCGATGGACTCCTCACCATCGTCCTGCTG GTTTTGGAGATCTCAACTCTGGCTGTGTACCGATTCCCACACCCAGGCTG GAAGCCGGAGGTGCTGGGCCTGCTGTCGCTGTGGGACATGGCCCGGCTGGTGAACGTGCTCATCGTGTTCCGGTTCCTGCGCATCATCCCCGGCATGAAG CTAATGGCTGTGGTGGCTAGTACCATCCTGGACCTGATCAGAAACATGCGGGCTTTTGGCGGGATCCTGGTG GTGGTGTACTATGTCTTCGCCATCATGGGCATCAACCTGTTCCGCGGGGTCATCGTGGCTCCTCCTGGAAACGGCAG CCTGGCCCCTGACAATAGCTCGGTACCCTGCGGAAGCTTCGAGCAGCTGGAATACTGGGCCAATAATTTTGATGACTTTGCG GCCGCCCTCATCACTCTGTGGAACGTGATGGTGGTGAACAACTGGCAGGTGTTCCTGGATGCCTATCGGCGCTACTCGGGCCC GTGGTCAAAGATCTACTTTGTGTCGTGGTGGCTGGTGTCATCTGTCATCTGGGTCAACCTGTTTCTGGCTCTGATTCTGGAG AATTTTCTTCATAAGTGGGATCGCCGTAGTCACCTGCAGTCCCTTGCTGGGGACCCGGATACCACTTATCAGATGAGCGTGGAGCTGTTGTTCAG GGACGTCCTGGAGGAGCCGGCGGAGGAGGagctgatggagaagctgagcCATCATCCGCACCTGCAGCTGTGCAGGTGA
- the TPCN2 gene encoding two pore channel protein 2 isoform X4 — MADPGAESEPLLSRARGGSGSDCPAGSAACRSVRDGPGAVSRREVCFDQAAVFIEDALQYRSINHRMDARSMWLYRLYYSNACQWILSFTIFLILFLAFIETPSSLTSTADVRYRSAPWNPPCGLTESVEMLCLLVFVADVSVKSYLVGWAQFRTNLWLLAYLAVLVVSLMDWIVSLSLVCQEPLRIRRLFRPFFLMQNSSMMKKTLKCIRSSLPEMASVMLLLALHLCVFTMFGMLLFTGEKGDGQDRERLIYFRNLPEALTSLLVLLTTANNPDVMTPAYSKNRAYAIFFIVFTLIGSLFLMNLLTAIIYNRFRGYLMKSFQTSLFRRRLGARAAYEVLSSVTAEGQAHPQEVGVKPQDFLQVLQKVQLDSSHKQAIMEKVRSYGGDLLSADEFQKLFNEFDKRVIKEPPPRPEYPSPFLQRAQFLFSHRYFDYLGNFIALGNLVSISVFLVVDADMLPEDRDDFVLGILNCVFILYYLLELLLKVFALGLPGYLAYPSNVFDGLLTIVLLVLEISTLAVYRFPHPGWKPEVLGLLSLWDMARLVNVLIVFRFLRIIPGMKLMAVVASTILDLIRNMRAFGGILVVVYYVFAIMGINLFRGVIVAPPGNGSLAPDNSSVPCGSFEQLEYWANNFDDFAAALITLWNVMVVNNWQVFLDAYRRYSGPWSKIYFVSWWLVSSVIWVNLFLALILENFLHKWDRRSHLQSLAGDPDTTYQMSVELLFRDVLEEPAEEELMEKLSHHPHLQLCR; from the exons ATGGCGGACCCCGGGGCGGAGTCGGAGCCCCTTTTGAGCCGGGCCCGGGGCGGCAGTGGCAGCGACTGCCCGGCGGGCTCAGCCGCTTGCCGCAGCGTCCGCGACGGCCCTG GCGCTGTGTCCAGGCGGGAGGTCTGCTTTGACCAGGCTGCTGTCTTCATTGAAGATGCCCTCCAG TATCGCTCCATTAACCACCGCATGGACGCCAGGTCGATGTGGCTTTATCGGTTGTATTACTCGAACGCGTGCCAATG gATATTGAGTTTCACCATCTTCTTGATCCTGTTTTTGGCTTTTATTGAGACCCCGTCCTCGCTCACTAGCACCGCGGATGTCCGCTACCGCTCGGCCCCTTGGAATCCCCCCTGTGGCCTGACCGAGAGCGTCGAGATGCTCTGCCTGCTGGTCTTTGTGGCTGACGTCTCTGTGAAG AGCTACCTGGTTGGGTGGGCCCAGTTCCGGACGAACCTCTGGCTGCTGGCCTACCTTGCAGTGCTGGTCGTGTCTCTCATGGACTGGATCGTGTCTCTGAGTCTGGTTTGCCAGGAG CCCCTGCGGATTCGTAGGCTTTTTCGCCCCTTCTTCTTGATGCAGAACTCGTCCATGATGAAGAAGACGCTCAAGTGTATCCGGTCCTCGCTGCCGGAAATGGCCAG TGTCATGCTGCTGCTGGCGCTTCACCTGTGTGTCTTCACCATGTTTGGGATGCTGCTCTTCACAGGCGAGAAG GGTGATGGGCAGGACCGGGAGAGGCTGATCTACTTCCGCAACCTGCCGGAGGCTCTGACCTCCCTCCTGGTGCTGCTGACCACTGCCAACAACCCCGacg TTATGACTCCTGCGTATTCCAAGAACCGAGCCTATGCCATCTTTTTCATAGTCTTCACCCTGATAG GAAGCTTGTTTTTGATGAACCTGCTGACGGCCATCATCTACAACCGGTTCCGGGGCTACCTGATG AAGTCTTTCCAGACCTCCCTGTTCCGGAGGCGGCTGGGAGCCCGGGCCGCCTATGAGGTCCTCTCCTCCGTGACAGCAGAGGGACAAGCCCACCCTCAGGA AGTTGGGGTGAAGCCCCAGGACTTCCTGCAGGTGCTTCAGAAAGTCCAGCTGGACAGCTCCCACAAACAGGCCATCATGGAG AAGGTACGTTCCTACGGTGGTGACCTGTTGTCAGCCGACGAGTTTCAGAAACTCTTCAATGAGTTCGACAAAAGGGTGATTAAAGAG cccccgccGCGGCCCGAGTACCCGTCTCCCTTCCTGCAGCGCGCCCAGTTCCTCTTCAGCCACCGCTACTTTGACTACCTGGGGAACTTCATCGCCCTTGGGAACCTCGTGTCCATTTCT GTGTTCCTGGTGGTAGACGCGGACATGCTGCCTGAGGACCGTGACGACTTCGTCCTAGGG ATTCTCAACTGTGTCTTCATCCTGTACTACCTGCTGGAATTGCTGCTGAAGGTGTTTGCTCTGGGCCTGCCGGGCTACCTGGCCTACCCCAGCAACGTGTTCGATGGACTCCTCACCATCGTCCTGCTG GTTTTGGAGATCTCAACTCTGGCTGTGTACCGATTCCCACACCCAGGCTG GAAGCCGGAGGTGCTGGGCCTGCTGTCGCTGTGGGACATGGCCCGGCTGGTGAACGTGCTCATCGTGTTCCGGTTCCTGCGCATCATCCCCGGCATGAAG CTAATGGCTGTGGTGGCTAGTACCATCCTGGACCTGATCAGAAACATGCGGGCTTTTGGCGGGATCCTGGTG GTGGTGTACTATGTCTTCGCCATCATGGGCATCAACCTGTTCCGCGGGGTCATCGTGGCTCCTCCTGGAAACGGCAG CCTGGCCCCTGACAATAGCTCGGTACCCTGCGGAAGCTTCGAGCAGCTGGAATACTGGGCCAATAATTTTGATGACTTTGCG GCCGCCCTCATCACTCTGTGGAACGTGATGGTGGTGAACAACTGGCAGGTGTTCCTGGATGCCTATCGGCGCTACTCGGGCCC GTGGTCAAAGATCTACTTTGTGTCGTGGTGGCTGGTGTCATCTGTCATCTGGGTCAACCTGTTTCTGGCTCTGATTCTGGAG AATTTTCTTCATAAGTGGGATCGCCGTAGTCACCTGCAGTCCCTTGCTGGGGACCCGGATACCACTTATCAGATGAGCGTGGAGCTGTTGTTCAG GGACGTCCTGGAGGAGCCGGCGGAGGAGGagctgatggagaagctgagcCATCATCCGCACCTGCAGCTGTGCAGGTGA
- the TPCN2 gene encoding two pore channel protein 2 isoform X2 — translation MADPGAESEPLLSRARGGSGSDCPAGSAACRSVRDGPGAVSRREVCFDQAAVFIEDALQYRSINHRMDARSMWLYRLYYSNACQWILSFTIFLILFLAFIETPSSLTSTADVRYRSAPWNPPCGLTESVEMLCLLVFVADVSVKSYLVGWAQFRTNLWLLAYLAVLVVSLMDWIVSLSLVCQEPLRIRRLFRPFFLMQNSSMMKKTLKCIRSSLPEMASVMLLLALHLCVFTMFGMLLFTGEKGDGQDRERLIYFRNLPEALTSLLVLLTTANNPDVMTPAYSKNRAYAIFFIVFTLIGSLFLMNLLTAIIYNRFRGYLMKSFQTSLFRRRLGARAAYEVLSSVTAEGQAHPQEVGVKPQDFLQVLQKVQLDSSHKQAIMEKVRSYGGDLLSADEFQKLFNEFDKRVIKEPPPRPEYPSPFLQRAQFLFSHRYFDYLGNFIALGNLVSISVFLVVDADMLPEDRDDFVLGILNCVFILYYLLELLLKVFALGLPGYLAYPSNVFDGLLTIVLLVLEISTLAVYRFPHPGWKPEVLGLLSLWDMARLVNVLIVFRFLRIIPGMKLMAVVASTILDLIRNMRAFGGILVVVYYVFAIMGINLFRGVIVAPPGNGSLAPDNSSVPCGSFEQLEYWANNFDDFAAALITLWNVMVVNNWQVFLDAYRRYSGPWSKIYFVSWWLVSSVIWVNLFLALILENFLHKWDRRSHLQSLAGDPDTTYQMSVELLFRAPWTSSPRFHRDVLEEPAEEELMEKLSHHPHLQLCR, via the exons ATGGCGGACCCCGGGGCGGAGTCGGAGCCCCTTTTGAGCCGGGCCCGGGGCGGCAGTGGCAGCGACTGCCCGGCGGGCTCAGCCGCTTGCCGCAGCGTCCGCGACGGCCCTG GCGCTGTGTCCAGGCGGGAGGTCTGCTTTGACCAGGCTGCTGTCTTCATTGAAGATGCCCTCCAG TATCGCTCCATTAACCACCGCATGGACGCCAGGTCGATGTGGCTTTATCGGTTGTATTACTCGAACGCGTGCCAATG gATATTGAGTTTCACCATCTTCTTGATCCTGTTTTTGGCTTTTATTGAGACCCCGTCCTCGCTCACTAGCACCGCGGATGTCCGCTACCGCTCGGCCCCTTGGAATCCCCCCTGTGGCCTGACCGAGAGCGTCGAGATGCTCTGCCTGCTGGTCTTTGTGGCTGACGTCTCTGTGAAG AGCTACCTGGTTGGGTGGGCCCAGTTCCGGACGAACCTCTGGCTGCTGGCCTACCTTGCAGTGCTGGTCGTGTCTCTCATGGACTGGATCGTGTCTCTGAGTCTGGTTTGCCAGGAG CCCCTGCGGATTCGTAGGCTTTTTCGCCCCTTCTTCTTGATGCAGAACTCGTCCATGATGAAGAAGACGCTCAAGTGTATCCGGTCCTCGCTGCCGGAAATGGCCAG TGTCATGCTGCTGCTGGCGCTTCACCTGTGTGTCTTCACCATGTTTGGGATGCTGCTCTTCACAGGCGAGAAG GGTGATGGGCAGGACCGGGAGAGGCTGATCTACTTCCGCAACCTGCCGGAGGCTCTGACCTCCCTCCTGGTGCTGCTGACCACTGCCAACAACCCCGacg TTATGACTCCTGCGTATTCCAAGAACCGAGCCTATGCCATCTTTTTCATAGTCTTCACCCTGATAG GAAGCTTGTTTTTGATGAACCTGCTGACGGCCATCATCTACAACCGGTTCCGGGGCTACCTGATG AAGTCTTTCCAGACCTCCCTGTTCCGGAGGCGGCTGGGAGCCCGGGCCGCCTATGAGGTCCTCTCCTCCGTGACAGCAGAGGGACAAGCCCACCCTCAGGA AGTTGGGGTGAAGCCCCAGGACTTCCTGCAGGTGCTTCAGAAAGTCCAGCTGGACAGCTCCCACAAACAGGCCATCATGGAG AAGGTACGTTCCTACGGTGGTGACCTGTTGTCAGCCGACGAGTTTCAGAAACTCTTCAATGAGTTCGACAAAAGGGTGATTAAAGAG cccccgccGCGGCCCGAGTACCCGTCTCCCTTCCTGCAGCGCGCCCAGTTCCTCTTCAGCCACCGCTACTTTGACTACCTGGGGAACTTCATCGCCCTTGGGAACCTCGTGTCCATTTCT GTGTTCCTGGTGGTAGACGCGGACATGCTGCCTGAGGACCGTGACGACTTCGTCCTAGGG ATTCTCAACTGTGTCTTCATCCTGTACTACCTGCTGGAATTGCTGCTGAAGGTGTTTGCTCTGGGCCTGCCGGGCTACCTGGCCTACCCCAGCAACGTGTTCGATGGACTCCTCACCATCGTCCTGCTG GTTTTGGAGATCTCAACTCTGGCTGTGTACCGATTCCCACACCCAGGCTG GAAGCCGGAGGTGCTGGGCCTGCTGTCGCTGTGGGACATGGCCCGGCTGGTGAACGTGCTCATCGTGTTCCGGTTCCTGCGCATCATCCCCGGCATGAAG CTAATGGCTGTGGTGGCTAGTACCATCCTGGACCTGATCAGAAACATGCGGGCTTTTGGCGGGATCCTGGTG GTGGTGTACTATGTCTTCGCCATCATGGGCATCAACCTGTTCCGCGGGGTCATCGTGGCTCCTCCTGGAAACGGCAG CCTGGCCCCTGACAATAGCTCGGTACCCTGCGGAAGCTTCGAGCAGCTGGAATACTGGGCCAATAATTTTGATGACTTTGCG GCCGCCCTCATCACTCTGTGGAACGTGATGGTGGTGAACAACTGGCAGGTGTTCCTGGATGCCTATCGGCGCTACTCGGGCCC GTGGTCAAAGATCTACTTTGTGTCGTGGTGGCTGGTGTCATCTGTCATCTGGGTCAACCTGTTTCTGGCTCTGATTCTGGAG AATTTTCTTCATAAGTGGGATCGCCGTAGTCACCTGCAGTCCCTTGCTGGGGACCCGGATACCACTTATCAGATGAGCGTGGAGCTGTTGTTCAG agctCCCTGGACATCTTCTCCCCGATTCCACAGGGACGTCCTGGAGGAGCCGGCGGAGGAGGagctgatggagaagctgagcCATCATCCGCACCTGCAGCTGTGCAGGTGA